In Bradyrhizobium sp. WBOS07, the genomic window GAGGTTCAAGCGCCGCTCAGGGAAAGCGGCCAGTTTGGACCGGCAGCCCGTCTGGACGAGACCCGAAAGGCCCGGACCCTGCGTGGCCCCGGCGCGGGCATGGTGCTGGACGGGCCGTTTGCCGAGACCAAGGAGCAGCTTCTGGGCTTCCATTTGATGCAATGCGCCACCGAGGAGGAGGCGATCGCCGCGGCGCGGAAGCTGCGGGCGGTCAATCCGACCGCGGTCTACGAAATCCGCCCGGTCAAGCTTTACGTGCCGGCC contains:
- a CDS encoding YciI family protein translates to MLYAILAYHVEDEVMSWTPEQDAAVVAKVIEVQAPLRESGQFGPAARLDETRKARTLRGPGAGMVLDGPFAETKEQLLGFHLMQCATEEEAIAAARKLRAVNPTAVYEIRPVKLYVPADGFGAT